A single window of Candidatus Manganitrophaceae bacterium DNA harbors:
- the nuoG gene encoding NADH-quinone oxidoreductase subunit NuoG, whose amino-acid sequence MATLYVDNKPYPADPTQNVLQNVLWSGLNLEYFCWHPALGSVGACRQCAVKAFKDENDTRGKIVMACMTPAADGTRISVEHPEAKAFRAAIIEGMMLNHPHDCPVCDEGGECHLQDMTLMSGHVARRYRFRKRTYRNQDLGPFLKHEMNRCIQCYRCVRFYRNYAGGRDLHAFHLRNTVYFGRERDGVLENEFSGNLDEVCPTGVFKDATYGRHYVRKWDLQTAPSVCVHCGLGCNISPGERYGTLRRNINRYNTEVNGYFLCDRGRFGYEFVNSPERIREPLLSREGKAVPISKQAAVAHLGGLLRKGRVIGIGSPRASLEANFALRTAVGPDHFFLGIADAEHRLLSRILDLLRHGPARTPSLAEIERADAVFIVGEDVTQVAPRMALSLRQSVRQYALAAAEKMKIPSWNDIAVRDATRDLKGPLFIAASTATRLDEIATETYRAAPEALARLALAVAHAIDPDAPAVPDLPSAVGALADRIARSLQTAERPLIVSGVSANSDAVIGAAANVAWALCAAGKQAGLAFTVPEGNSLGLTMMGGRPLSDAFRAVRDGTAETALVLENDLTRRAEEASVEPFLNTVPHLVTLDALHHATASRSELVLPSGTFAEATGTLVSSEGRAQRFTQVFIPSGEIRESWRWLRDGMLEAGRKEIERWRGLDDLIAAMAQAIPALAPAGDAAPSAAFRIVDQKIPRESFRFSGRTAIWANINVHEPKPPDDPDSPYAFSMEGYSGETPAGLRPIPWAPGWNSNQQANIKLQGEADDALPKERSGVRLIEPVGGKAPAYFQEIPASFISRANEWLLIPRHHIFGSEELSRRAPAIMKLAPAPYIALHPDDAKRLRVEPEDEVEVEWGGAAQTLLVRIDPALPKGLAAVPAGFPPWMGATLPAWSRIRPAAGGMLRMAS is encoded by the coding sequence AAGACGAGAACGACACGCGCGGCAAAATCGTCATGGCCTGCATGACCCCGGCCGCCGACGGCACGCGAATCTCCGTTGAGCACCCGGAGGCGAAGGCCTTCCGCGCCGCGATCATCGAAGGGATGATGCTCAATCATCCACACGACTGCCCCGTCTGTGACGAAGGGGGCGAGTGCCATTTGCAAGATATGACGCTGATGAGCGGCCATGTCGCCCGCCGCTACCGCTTCCGAAAGCGGACCTACCGCAATCAGGACCTCGGCCCGTTCCTCAAGCATGAGATGAACCGCTGTATTCAGTGTTATCGCTGTGTCCGCTTCTACCGGAATTATGCCGGGGGCCGCGACCTGCACGCCTTTCATCTCCGGAACACCGTCTACTTCGGCCGGGAGCGCGATGGGGTGTTGGAGAATGAATTCTCCGGCAACCTCGATGAGGTCTGCCCGACCGGCGTCTTCAAAGATGCCACTTATGGCCGTCACTATGTCCGCAAATGGGATCTGCAGACCGCCCCCTCCGTCTGCGTCCACTGCGGGCTGGGCTGCAACATCTCCCCCGGTGAGCGCTACGGCACGCTGCGGCGGAACATCAATCGCTACAACACGGAGGTCAACGGCTACTTTCTCTGCGACCGGGGGCGCTTCGGCTACGAATTCGTCAATAGCCCCGAGCGGATCCGGGAGCCGCTCTTGAGCCGCGAGGGAAAAGCGGTACCGATTTCAAAGCAAGCGGCGGTCGCGCACCTCGGTGGGTTGCTCCGAAAGGGGCGGGTGATCGGAATCGGATCGCCGCGCGCCTCGCTGGAGGCGAATTTCGCGCTCCGAACCGCCGTCGGTCCCGATCACTTTTTTCTGGGGATCGCCGACGCGGAGCATCGGCTCCTCTCGCGGATCCTCGACCTTCTTCGGCACGGCCCGGCCCGCACCCCGTCGCTCGCCGAAATCGAACGCGCCGATGCGGTCTTCATCGTCGGAGAAGATGTGACACAGGTCGCCCCACGGATGGCATTGAGCCTCCGGCAGTCGGTCCGACAGTATGCCCTGGCCGCCGCCGAGAAAATGAAAATCCCAAGCTGGAACGATATCGCGGTCCGAGACGCAACCAGGGATCTGAAGGGCCCCCTCTTTATCGCCGCTTCGACCGCCACCCGTTTGGACGAGATTGCGACCGAAACCTATCGGGCCGCCCCCGAAGCGCTGGCGCGGCTGGCGCTTGCGGTGGCGCATGCGATCGATCCGGACGCCCCCGCCGTTCCCGACCTTCCATCCGCGGTCGGCGCCTTGGCGGACCGGATCGCCCGATCGCTGCAGACCGCGGAACGTCCTCTGATCGTCAGCGGGGTAAGCGCGAACAGCGACGCGGTGATCGGCGCCGCAGCGAATGTCGCCTGGGCCCTCTGCGCCGCGGGAAAGCAGGCCGGACTCGCCTTCACCGTTCCGGAAGGAAACAGCCTCGGTCTGACGATGATGGGGGGCCGCCCGCTGAGCGACGCCTTCCGCGCCGTCCGCGACGGAACGGCGGAGACCGCGCTGGTCTTGGAGAACGACCTTACGCGCCGTGCGGAGGAGGCGTCGGTCGAGCCTTTTCTCAACACCGTCCCGCATCTGGTGACCCTCGACGCGCTCCACCACGCGACCGCGTCCCGGTCGGAGCTGGTTCTTCCATCCGGCACCTTTGCCGAGGCGACCGGAACCCTCGTCAGCAGCGAGGGACGCGCGCAGCGGTTCACTCAAGTTTTTATCCCTTCCGGAGAGATCCGAGAGAGTTGGCGATGGCTGCGCGACGGGATGCTTGAGGCGGGCCGAAAAGAGATCGAGCGCTGGCGGGGGCTTGACGATTTGATCGCGGCGATGGCGCAGGCGATCCCGGCGTTGGCGCCGGCCGGCGATGCCGCGCCGTCGGCGGCGTTTCGAATCGTCGACCAAAAAATTCCGCGCGAATCGTTTCGTTTCAGCGGGCGGACGGCGATCTGGGCGAATATCAATGTCCATGAGCCGAAGCCTCCCGACGATCCCGACTCCCCCTATGCCTTCTCGATGGAAGGGTATTCGGGAGAGACGCCGGCCGGTCTCCGCCCGATCCCTTGGGCGCCGGGGTGGAACTCGAATCAGCAGGCGAACATCAAGCTCCAAGGAGAGGCGGACGACGCCTTGCCGAAAGAGCGCTCCGGCGTCCGTCTGATCGAGCCGGTAGGGGGGAAAGCGCCGGCTTACTTTCAGGAGATCCCGGCCTCCTTTATCTCCCGCGCCAACGAGTGGCTCCTGATCCCCCGCCATCACATTTTCGGCTCGGAGGAGCTGAGCCGCCGCGCGCCGGCGATCATGAAATTGGCGCCGGCCCCTTACATCGCGTTACACCCGGACGATGCAAAGCGTCTTCGGGTCGAACCGGAGGACGAGGTCGAGGTCGAATGGGGCGGAGCGGCGCAGACCCTGCTGGTCCGGATCGATCCGGCGCTGCCGAAAGGATTGGCAGCCGTCCCGGCCGGGTTTCCTCCCTGGATGGGGGCGACCCTTCCCGCTTGGAGCCGGATCCGCCCCGCCGCCGGAGGGATGCTGAGGATGGCGTCATGA
- the nuoH gene encoding NADH-quinone oxidoreductase subunit NuoH — MILRTLLFSIALLFVTLSLAGWLTWVERRLLAVWQDRLGPNRVGPFGSLQALADAIKLFTKEDWIPPFADKPVFVIAPAIIMAAVLMSFVILPFAPGVVLANLNIGILFFLAMSSLTVYSIVLGGWSSNNKYALLGGLRAAAQMITYEVFLGLSLMGPVLLAGSFRLADIVEAQRGVWFVIPQFLGFILFTIAGVAETRRLPFDLPEAETELVGGFHTEYSGMKFGMFFIGEYLGMILLSAMMTTLFFGGWLGPFLPPVVWFLLKSAFFLILFILMRASLPRPRIDQLMALGWKVLLPLALLNLLITGAAVLARGGR, encoded by the coding sequence ATGATATTGAGGACACTGCTCTTTAGTATTGCGCTCCTTTTCGTCACCCTCAGCCTCGCCGGATGGCTTACCTGGGTGGAGCGGCGTCTCTTGGCGGTCTGGCAAGACCGGTTGGGGCCGAACCGCGTCGGCCCTTTCGGATCGCTGCAGGCGCTCGCCGACGCCATCAAGCTCTTTACGAAGGAAGATTGGATTCCGCCGTTCGCCGACAAACCGGTCTTCGTGATCGCCCCGGCGATCATCATGGCGGCGGTGCTGATGTCGTTTGTCATTCTGCCGTTTGCGCCCGGCGTCGTGCTCGCCAATCTGAACATCGGCATTCTCTTTTTTCTGGCGATGTCTTCGCTCACCGTCTACAGCATCGTCCTCGGCGGCTGGTCGTCGAACAACAAATATGCGCTGCTCGGCGGACTGCGGGCCGCGGCCCAGATGATAACCTATGAGGTCTTCCTCGGCCTGTCGCTGATGGGGCCGGTGCTCCTGGCCGGCTCGTTTCGCCTTGCCGACATTGTCGAGGCGCAGCGGGGAGTCTGGTTTGTCATTCCGCAATTTCTCGGATTTATTCTCTTTACGATCGCCGGGGTCGCCGAAACGCGCCGGCTCCCGTTCGATCTGCCGGAGGCCGAAACGGAGCTGGTCGGCGGTTTTCACACCGAATATTCGGGGATGAAGTTCGGGATGTTTTTTATCGGAGAATATCTCGGGATGATCCTCCTCTCCGCGATGATGACGACCCTCTTCTTCGGCGGATGGCTCGGGCCGTTCCTGCCGCCGGTGGTCTGGTTTCTGCTGAAGAGTGCTTTCTTTCTGATCCTTTTTATTTTAATGCGGGCCTCCTTGCCACGGCCCCGGATCGATCAGTTGATGGCGTTGGGATGGAAGGTGCTCCTGCCGCTCGCGCTGTTGAACCTGCTCATCACCGGGGCGGCGGTGCTGGCGAGAGGAGGGAGATAA
- the nuoI gene encoding NADH-quinone oxidoreductase subunit NuoI codes for MWSILRTLWDVFLHLFRRPVTIPYPEEKAVLPPRYRGRIILSRDPDGGERCVACYLCAVACPVDCIALQATQDETGRRYPEFFRINFSRCIFCGYCEEACPTYAIQLIPEFEMSEYNRQEMVYEKEDLLIAGEGKYHGYNYWKVAGAAIGGKDKGEAERESPPVDLHSLMP; via the coding sequence ATGTGGAGTATCTTACGCACCCTGTGGGATGTCTTTCTCCATCTCTTCCGGCGTCCGGTGACCATTCCGTATCCGGAGGAGAAGGCGGTGCTTCCCCCCCGTTATCGGGGGCGGATTATCCTCTCGCGCGATCCGGACGGCGGGGAGCGCTGCGTCGCCTGTTATCTCTGTGCGGTCGCCTGTCCGGTCGATTGTATCGCGCTGCAGGCGACGCAGGACGAAACCGGCCGGCGCTATCCGGAGTTCTTCCGGATCAACTTCTCCCGCTGCATCTTCTGCGGCTACTGCGAGGAGGCCTGCCCGACCTATGCGATTCAGCTGATCCCGGAATTCGAGATGAGCGAATACAACCGGCAAGAGATGGTTTATGAAAAAGAAGATCTCCTGATCGCCGGCGAGGGGAAGTATCACGGCTATAACTACTGGAAGGTCGCCGGCGCGGCGATCGGCGGGAAAGACAAAGGAGAGGCCGAGCGGGAATCGCCACCGGTCGATCTGCACAGCCTGATGCCCTAG